ACGAATAATAATTTGATTTTGCAATTATCTCAACTTTTTCCCCTTCAAATACTCCTTCGCTTCTTTATACAGATCATCTTTTTTGTTTGTTCTTTTCAATAAGATCTTGTAATATATTTTTGCCACCGTCTTTTCATCCTGTTTATCAGCTATTCGGGCAATATGAGCCAGTGAAGAAAGATAATAATGGGAGTCATAAGCTTTGATATTTTCACCAAATACAAAAGCCTTTTTAAAATAATGTTTGGCTTTTTGAAGATCATTGTATTTATACCTGTAAATATGACCGAGAAAATATGCAGCATACCTGCCGCTGATATCTTCATACCCGGGCATGTTTTTATCAATCTTTTCTAATATGCTAAGTGAGATATTTTCCGTTTTTGATTGCTTTCCCTTTACAAATGTTAGTCTTGCATAGAATCTCTGGAAATAAGCATTATCAGGAAATGTTGCTGCCAAATATTCAGAGATCTGGTAGGCAGCATTTGGATCATGTTCTTCGTTGGCGTAGATACGCATCAGATGATATTGGGCCTCAGTTCTGGTGTAAAAGGCGTTTAATGATACCTCACGCAGTTGCTTAAGGCCCAATTCCTTATCTCCACCAGGAAATAATGCAACAATAGGGCGTAACCAAAAATAATTTTCAGGGATCCAAACAGCATAATAATTATAAAGCCCTTCTCCAAATAAAAACTCCGGGCTCAGGTCATTATGCCCCTTACTTTCCTGTAAAAAGTGAAATGCATTTCTGCTGGCAAAAGTGGCTTTTCTCCACATCTTGCGGTCAGAATAAACCCTTGCTTTCATGCCATAAGCGCCCCCCAGGAAAAATGCCGCCTCTATTTTTATACTACCGGAGGAATTTATATATATTTTTTCAGCTTTCATGACCGCAGTGTCCATGTAGGCATGGAAGATGTTATCCAAAGGCCTAAAATCAAAAGTTTCATTATTAAGATTAGGAATGATCTTCCACCATTGGCTTAACCCCAGCAAAAAGTATGGTAATGGATGGTCAGGAAATTTTTGCTTCAGCCAAATAAATTGTTTTTCTGCCTTTTTAAACTTGAAATTATACATATCATTCACTGCCTGGGTAGCATCAATTTGCACGTTCATATCCATGAGGAGCATCTTGTTGCTGTCTGCTTTTACTGATCCTGAGTATCCGGGGGGTAAGGGGGGTAAATTATTAGGAGGAATGATTGTATCAGGGATTGTATCTGTTTGCTGTGCATCAATCTTAGTGGTGTCAGGCCTGTCCCGATCCTTTCGGGGTATGTTAGTGGTGTCAGGTGTTTCCACCTGACACCATACCTTTATAGTAAATACAAAGATCAAAAATGATAAAATGATTTTCATATTTTGAAAATATCAAAATAAAACATTTACATTTGCGCACTCAATTTAGGAACAAAATTACAAATAATCTTTAAACTATTAACATCATGGAAAACATAGCTTATTATCTACCCCTTTTCGGAATACTTGCTTTACTCTATACCCTATGGAAATCAATATGGGTTTCAAAGCAGGATGCAGGCACCGACAAGATGAAAAAAATTGCCGGGCATATTGCCGAAGGCGCCATGGCTTTTCTGAAAGCAGAATACAAAGTGCTTGCCATATTTGTAATATGTGTGGCTGTTTTATTAGGATACGCTGGCAGCGTAAATGAAAATTCTTCCCCTTTAGTTGCGGTCTCATTTATTGTAGGCGCATTTTGTTCGGGATTAGCCGGCATAATTGGTATGAAGGTGGCTACCAAAGCCAATGTGAGGACCGCTAATGCAGCAAGAACCAGCATTGGCAAAGCGCTGGAGGTTGCTTTTGCAGGTGGCTCGGTAATGGGCATGGGAGTGGTTGGCCTGGGTGTTTTGGGGCTGGGCTCATTATTTTTGATCTATAGTAATATTTTTGATGTTGATACTGCAGAAAGCCTCAACGAAAATCTCAACAAGGTCATTACAATCGTTACTGGGTTTTCTTTTGGCGCTTCATCCATTGCTTTATTCGCCCGGGTAGGAGGCGGCATTTATACCAAAGCTGCAGATGTAGGCGCTGACCT
The Cytophagales bacterium genome window above contains:
- a CDS encoding tol-pal system protein YbgF — protein: MKIILSFLIFVFTIKVWCQVETPDTTNIPRKDRDRPDTTKIDAQQTDTIPDTIIPPNNLPPLPPGYSGSVKADSNKMLLMDMNVQIDATQAVNDMYNFKFKKAEKQFIWLKQKFPDHPLPYFLLGLSQWWKIIPNLNNETFDFRPLDNIFHAYMDTAVMKAEKIYINSSGSIKIEAAFFLGGAYGMKARVYSDRKMWRKATFASRNAFHFLQESKGHNDLSPEFLFGEGLYNYYAVWIPENYFWLRPIVALFPGGDKELGLKQLREVSLNAFYTRTEAQYHLMRIYANEEHDPNAAYQISEYLAATFPDNAYFQRFYARLTFVKGKQSKTENISLSILEKIDKNMPGYEDISGRYAAYFLGHIYRYKYNDLQKAKHYFKKAFVFGENIKAYDSHYYLSSLAHIARIADKQDEKTVAKIYYKILLKRTNKKDDLYKEAKEYLKGKKLR